The DNA segment GGGTTGAAACATGTTCAACAATAACAATAAAAATATTTTCATTTTCAATATTTTCAATCATCTGAAAACTTTTATTATATATCTCTTCCATCCCTTCCCTATAATCAAAAGGGGGATCAATATATATAATTAACTCATCATTAGAGTTCTTTAGACTACTAATAGTTGCTGGCGTTTGAACAAAAGTATCACCCATCATAGTTTGGCAACTATCAGGTTCAATGGTTTTGCAATTTTTTGTCAAAATTTTATATGAGTTTCTATCCAACTCTACAAAATATGCCCTTTTTGCACCTCTACTGATTGCTTCAAGACCAATACTTCCACTTCCCGCAAAAGCTTCAATAAAAATCTTATCAATAATATCAAATTGTAATACATTAAAAAGTGACTCTTTTAGCCTAGCCTTTGAACTTCTTGTTACATCTAAAGATGGAAGTTCTAAAACTTTCCCTTTATATTTTCCTGCAATAATTTTTGTTGTTGGTTTACTGTTTTTCATATCTTTTTTCAATAATAAATTTTAATGTATTATAATCTAAAATTGTTAAGGATTTAATTTGAAATAAGTTTATTAATATTTGGTTAATATAAGATTCAATTTTAGTAATTTTATCATGTTATAATTTTGCTATTAGATTTAGAAGGACGAAGTTATGAATAGATTTAAATTTAAAGATTTGGCAACATCTCTTACAACTCTTATATTTTTAGTTGTTGGAATTAGTGGAGTAATGTTGTATTTTAAAATTTTTAATGGTCAAGTAAAAGAGTTACATGAAATTTTAGGCTTACTTTTTGTTGCTGCTGTGGTGTTGCATCTTGTTGCAAATTGGAAACCTATGAAAAGCTACTTTAAAAAGAAAATTTTTATTAGAGTATCACTAATTGTTGTAGTAATAAGTGCCATTTTCATTTTTCAAAGTGCAAATATAGGCAATGACCCAAAAGGTTTAGTATTAAAAAGTGTTGTTGATGCACCAATTAAAAGCTCTTTAGAGGTTTTAGGAGTTGATTATGAAAGTGCTAAATTAAAATTGACAAAAGAGAATATTCAAAATGTTGATGCAAACTCAATTGGAGACATAGCAAAAGCAAATAGTGCAAGTCCCTTTAAAATTATTGCAATAATTACAGCTAAATAAATTTTGTAATTAAAAAAATACTCTTTATAAGATAGAATTCAAAAATTTAACAAAAAGGGTATTTTTGCCAAAGAAAAAACTTAAAAAATTTTTACCTACCCATGAAAAAATCAAAGAACAAAAACTATTAAAAATATTTGGAAATTTTTTACATAAAAGAGAGATTTGGAGTCTAAGTAGAAAAAAAGTATTAGGCGGAGTCTTTATTGGAATATTTGTAGCTTGTCTTCCAATGCCACTTCAAATGGTTTTAGCTTCACTTTTGGCAATAATTTTTAATGTCAATCTTCCAATAAGTTTTGCTTTGATATTTATAACTAACCCTCTTACAATGCCCCCACTATTTTTCTTTGAGTATCAAATAGGGAAATGGATACTTCAACCTGAAAATCCAGTTGAGTTTAATTTTGATTCAATGTATGATAACTTTGATGAAATTGCACTTTGTTTATATTTAGGCTCAATTATTTTAGGTTTGATTTTAGCATTTGTTTCAAGATTTATTGTAAACTTTGTATGGATTAGAACAGTAAGAAAAGATAGAAAAACTTCACAAAATAGATATATAAGTGAGGAATAACCTCACTTAACTTTATGCAACTAAAATTACATTAGAAGCTTTAATTATCGCATATGCAGTTTCACCTACACTAAATCCTAAATCTTCTACAGCATCATTTGTAACAATAGCATAAATAGTTCCATTGTCTCCAATTGATAGTTTAACTTCAGAGTTTACAGCACCTTTAATAAGCTCTTTAATAGTACCTTTTATTGTATTTCTAGCTGAAACTTTTAGTGGTTCTTTTGAAAGAATTACAGATGAAGATTTAATTAAAGCAGTAACTTCCATACCTTTTGTTAATCCTAAAGAATCAACTGACTCTTTTGTTATTGTTGCTGAGATATGAATTCCAGAGTTAACATCAAGTTTAACCTCCGACATAACAACACCAACTTGAATATCTGAAATTTTTCCTGTTAATTCATTTCTTGCACTTGTTTTCATTTTACGTCCCTTTAAATTATTTTAAACATTATATTCCCTGAAAACTTAAGAATAACTTCATACGTTATATATTTTTTTCTATATAGAAATACCTATATAACGATGTTTTAAACATTTTTTTATGTTTTATAGTTAAAAGAAAGAATGATTAATAATTAAAAAATGAGTGGGAAAAAGATAAGGTAAAAAATACCTTATCTTGCATAAGAAGAAGCTCTAAGTTCTCTAATTACATTTACTTTTATTTCCCCAGGATATTGAACTTTCTCTTCAATCTCTTGAGCAATTTCAGTTGCTAGTAATACTGCTTCATCATCATTTACAAGTTCTGCTTTTACAATTACTCTTACTTCTCTTCCAGCATTAATTGCAAATGCATTGATTACTCCTGTTTTACTTGTAGAGATATTTTCAACCTCTTCAACTCTTTTTAGGAAACTCTCTAACACTTCTCTTCTAGCACCTGGTCTAGCTGCACTTAGGGCATCTGCTGCACATACAGCGGCACTCTCAACATTTATTGGTTCTTCATGACCATGGTGAGCGTAAATACCATTTATAACAGTATCTGGTTCATCATATCTTTTACAGATTTCTGCACCTAAATCCACATGGCTTCCTGGCATTTCATGTGTTAATGCCTTTCCTATATCATGCAGAAGTCCAGCACGTCTTGCTAAAATAGGATCTCCTCCCATTTGTGCTGCAAGCAGTCCTGCTAAGTGAGCTACTTCTAAGGTATGAGCTAAAGCATTTTGACCATAAGAAGCTCTATATCTTAATCTTCCAACAAGTTTGATAAGCTCTGGATGCATAGACTTAATTCCTAGCTCCATAATCACATCTTCACCCTCTTTTTGGATGTTTTTATCAAATTCATGTTTAACTTTACTATAAATCTCTTCAATTCTAGCAGGTTGAATTCTTCCATCCTCAAGAAGTTCTTGAATAGTTTTTGTTGCAACAGCTCTTCTATAAAGATTAAAAGAAGAGATAGTAATTGTATTTGGCGTATCATCAATAATAATATCAACCCCAAGTAACATTTCAAGAGCTTTAATATTTC comes from the Halarcobacter ebronensis genome and includes:
- a CDS encoding TOBE domain-containing protein; amino-acid sequence: MKTSARNELTGKISDIQVGVVMSEVKLDVNSGIHISATITKESVDSLGLTKGMEVTALIKSSSVILSKEPLKVSARNTIKGTIKELIKGAVNSEVKLSIGDNGTIYAIVTNDAVEDLGFSVGETAYAIIKASNVILVA
- the rny gene encoding ribonuclease Y; the protein is MSDIIVGIVVAIISVAITVFVLKKINKAKFDIYIEQAKAKAKVIEHEAEVLLKDAQIRAKRDYDREFKSAKREYDDMLSQIERKEKELNHHLESELRAIKEEKAQIVANNEKITTIKEGLKRQQKTYEEKISKAIKVLENASGLTEDEAKELMIEQVKEDSRAKIASIFRKRYKLAELKCKEEINNMLSHAVTRYAGEFAAERLINNIPLSDEETKGKIIGKEGRNIKALEMLLGVDIIIDDTPNTITISSFNLYRRAVATKTIQELLEDGRIQPARIEEIYSKVKHEFDKNIQKEGEDVIMELGIKSMHPELIKLVGRLRYRASYGQNALAHTLEVAHLAGLLAAQMGGDPILARRAGLLHDIGKALTHEMPGSHVDLGAEICKRYDEPDTVINGIYAHHGHEEPINVESAAVCAADALSAARPGARREVLESFLKRVEEVENISTSKTGVINAFAINAGREVRVIVKAELVNDDEAVLLATEIAQEIEEKVQYPGEIKVNVIRELRASSYAR
- a CDS encoding DUF4405 domain-containing protein — encoded protein: MNRFKFKDLATSLTTLIFLVVGISGVMLYFKIFNGQVKELHEILGLLFVAAVVLHLVANWKPMKSYFKKKIFIRVSLIVVVISAIFIFQSANIGNDPKGLVLKSVVDAPIKSSLEVLGVDYESAKLKLTKENIQNVDANSIGDIAKANSASPFKIIAIITAK
- a CDS encoding DUF2062 domain-containing protein, producing MPKKKLKKFLPTHEKIKEQKLLKIFGNFLHKREIWSLSRKKVLGGVFIGIFVACLPMPLQMVLASLLAIIFNVNLPISFALIFITNPLTMPPLFFFEYQIGKWILQPENPVEFNFDSMYDNFDEIALCLYLGSIILGLILAFVSRFIVNFVWIRTVRKDRKTSQNRYISEE
- the rsmD gene encoding 16S rRNA (guanine(966)-N(2))-methyltransferase RsmD, giving the protein MKNSKPTTKIIAGKYKGKVLELPSLDVTRSSKARLKESLFNVLQFDIIDKIFIEAFAGSGSIGLEAISRGAKRAYFVELDRNSYKILTKNCKTIEPDSCQTMMGDTFVQTPATISSLKNSNDELIIYIDPPFDYREGMEEIYNKSFQMIENIENENIFIVIVEHVSTLDMPEVLGKFVLNKTKKFGKSSLSYYTYK